A window of Marinobacter salarius contains these coding sequences:
- a CDS encoding PBPRA1643 family SWIM/SEC-C metal-binding motif protein encodes MSDKFFYKGRQDARQHHTAHGGFQTKASQKSGSKKFPLTLVVTSEARRQEVEAQVAEANLHANITVDAREGAVESITELTALLNKGATVTTAKLPSRNDPCHCGSGAKFKKCCG; translated from the coding sequence ATGTCAGACAAGTTCTTCTACAAAGGCCGGCAGGACGCGCGCCAGCACCACACCGCCCATGGTGGCTTCCAGACCAAGGCCAGTCAGAAGAGTGGCAGCAAGAAGTTTCCGCTAACACTGGTGGTTACCAGTGAGGCGCGCAGGCAGGAGGTCGAAGCTCAGGTGGCGGAAGCCAATCTGCATGCCAACATTACAGTGGATGCCCGCGAGGGTGCGGTTGAATCCATCACCGAACTGACGGCACTCCTGAACAAAGGGGCGACGGTGACCACGGCGAAACTGCCTTCCCGCAATGATCCTTGCCATTGCGGGAGTGGTGCCAAGTTCAAGAAGTGCTGTGGTTGA
- a CDS encoding gamma-glutamylcyclotransferase family protein, producing MFYYFGFGSNMSMLSLRAKGVEPRASTKAVLRGWRLRFNVQHFFRHEGGVGNIENTGHPDDRVLGVLHECPDEALSLLDQAEAYGHGYNRIEIEVEPDNPSAAMAPKVSALTYVGMPQFIDNDCRPSRRYLNIVLEGGRQAGLDGKYLESLANQPIHQLDEYPTFAAPPGDYPTFDRALLAKQPLYTALYGAVFDMSEARPLHHFLKGFFGGRDMTLFHLRRLDSSNVDETMDDIRNGRLNKAQKRYLNAYLNEYAREYRYVGRYNYDKD from the coding sequence ATGTTTTACTACTTTGGCTTTGGCTCCAACATGAGCATGCTCTCGCTGAGAGCGAAGGGTGTCGAGCCTCGGGCATCTACGAAAGCGGTGCTGCGCGGATGGCGGTTACGCTTCAACGTGCAGCACTTCTTCCGCCATGAGGGTGGTGTTGGCAACATCGAAAACACCGGCCACCCGGACGACCGGGTTCTCGGCGTGCTCCATGAATGCCCGGACGAGGCGCTTTCTCTGTTGGATCAGGCCGAAGCTTACGGGCATGGCTATAACCGCATAGAGATCGAGGTAGAGCCGGATAACCCTAGCGCGGCAATGGCCCCGAAAGTCTCTGCTCTCACCTATGTGGGCATGCCCCAGTTTATCGACAACGACTGCCGACCAAGCCGTCGTTACCTGAACATCGTTCTGGAGGGAGGCCGCCAGGCCGGACTGGATGGCAAATACCTGGAGTCACTGGCCAATCAGCCCATTCATCAACTTGATGAGTACCCAACGTTCGCGGCACCACCCGGAGACTACCCAACATTTGACCGGGCGTTGCTGGCAAAACAGCCGCTGTACACGGCCCTCTACGGGGCCGTGTTTGATATGTCCGAGGCGAGGCCTCTGCACCACTTCCTCAAAGGCTTTTTTGGAGGCAGGGACATGACGCTTTTTCACCTCAGACGGCTGGACAGCAGCAACGTTGATGAAACCATGGACGATATCCGGAACGGACGCCTCAACAAGGCCCAGAAGCGATACCTCAACGCCTATCTGAACGAATACGCCAGAGAGTATCGCTACGTCGGCCGCTATAACTATGATAAAGACTGA
- the tenA gene encoding thiaminase II translates to MTYQFEDLRKACRTEWRDYIEHSFVKQLGDASLAPEAFQHYLKQDYLFLIQFARAFALAAYKSPTLLDLRQAKEGLQAIVDVELDLHISYCKEWGISEAELANLPEARATLAYTRYVLDTGNRGDLLDLHVALSPCMVGYGEIANWLNKRAETIRGDKNPYDAWIAMYESDEFQQAMHAEIQWLDERLADVSPARFEQLTRIFSDATRLEIDFWEMGLKQSD, encoded by the coding sequence ATGACGTATCAGTTCGAAGACCTAAGGAAGGCTTGCCGGACAGAATGGCGCGACTACATTGAACACAGTTTCGTAAAGCAGTTAGGCGATGCGTCGCTCGCTCCCGAAGCGTTTCAGCACTACCTCAAGCAGGATTACCTGTTCCTGATCCAGTTTGCCCGCGCCTTCGCCCTGGCGGCCTACAAAAGCCCAACCTTGCTGGATCTCCGCCAGGCAAAGGAAGGCTTGCAGGCCATCGTGGATGTAGAGCTGGACCTACACATCAGCTACTGCAAGGAATGGGGCATTTCAGAAGCAGAACTTGCCAACCTGCCGGAAGCGCGCGCCACCCTTGCCTACACACGCTATGTGCTCGACACGGGCAACCGCGGCGATTTGCTCGACCTGCATGTTGCGCTCTCACCCTGCATGGTGGGCTACGGGGAAATCGCCAATTGGCTGAACAAACGGGCAGAAACCATTCGGGGAGACAAAAACCCGTATGACGCCTGGATCGCCATGTATGAAAGCGACGAGTTCCAGCAGGCCATGCACGCGGAAATCCAGTGGCTGGATGAACGACTGGCGGATGTATCCCCCGCCAGGTTCGAGCAGCTTACCCGGATATTCAGCGACGCCACCCGGCTGGAAATCGATTTCTGGGAAATGGGTCTGAAACAGAGCGATTGA
- a CDS encoding ribonuclease Z, producing MEFTFLGTSAGTPTRSRNVSGLALCHSGPKPWYLIDCGEGTQHQLLRTRYSVVQLRAIFITHIHGDHTFGLPGLLTSASMLGRTEPLDIVAPTQVQRFISAVLANSDSSLSYSLNFIDSEASDFQWQDEHVRVTNVALSHRVDCRAYVFTEQSLERQLLRDKLSAEGIEPGPGWGELQKGNDITLEDGRLLRSDDYTHIPRTARRLIVAGDNDTPDLLADACNGTHVLIHEATYTQDVADRVGPWPQHSSAEQVARFAQQAHLPNLVLTHFSSRYQSGPGGAPHINQLAAEAMQHYKGQLFLAQDFDTYRLEKDLSLSCLTQTHSI from the coding sequence ATGGAGTTCACCTTCCTGGGCACATCCGCCGGCACCCCGACACGGTCACGAAATGTGAGCGGCTTGGCCTTGTGTCACTCCGGTCCCAAACCCTGGTATTTGATCGACTGCGGTGAAGGCACGCAGCACCAGTTGCTTCGCACCCGCTACTCGGTTGTGCAATTGCGCGCCATCTTTATCACCCATATCCACGGCGATCACACGTTCGGCCTTCCAGGGCTGCTCACCAGCGCCTCCATGCTTGGCCGCACGGAACCGCTGGACATCGTTGCCCCCACCCAGGTACAACGCTTCATCAGCGCAGTGCTCGCAAACAGCGACTCCAGTCTCAGCTACTCGCTAAACTTTATCGATTCCGAAGCATCGGATTTCCAGTGGCAGGATGAGCACGTCAGGGTTACCAATGTGGCACTGTCCCATCGTGTCGACTGCCGCGCCTATGTGTTCACCGAGCAAAGCCTGGAGCGACAACTACTGCGGGACAAATTAAGCGCGGAAGGCATCGAGCCCGGACCCGGCTGGGGCGAATTGCAGAAAGGCAACGATATAACGCTGGAGGATGGCCGCCTGCTCAGAAGTGACGATTACACACACATTCCCCGCACGGCCCGCCGCCTGATCGTCGCCGGCGACAACGACACCCCAGACCTGCTGGCCGATGCCTGCAACGGCACCCACGTGCTGATCCACGAAGCCACCTATACCCAGGACGTGGCCGACCGGGTCGGCCCCTGGCCACAACACAGCTCCGCTGAACAGGTCGCCCGATTCGCCCAACAAGCTCACTTGCCCAACCTGGTGTTGACCCATTTCAGCTCACGTTACCAGTCCGGGCCGGGAGGCGCGCCCCACATCAACCAACTGGCGGCCGAAGCCATGCAGCACTACAAGGGCCAACTGTTTCTGGCGCAGGATTTTGATACCTATCGGCTGGAAAAGGATTTGTCGTTGAGTTGCCTGACCCAAACACATTCAATCTGA
- a CDS encoding diguanylate cyclase has translation MQSELQLPGYTISFCLWRKAGRAVYRARRLSDGADVCIETLDTEYPDRRQVATLNHEASIASRLDGVKGVRRVHDILPHGSGNLALITDPCERSLASVMAESRNRRSPLPQALKIAQALVQILSDIHAQDIVHKSLTPHNVLFDSRSGALVLSGFNIASELGQERQAKQLPNQPEAALAYMSPEQTGRMNRSLDYRSDYYSLGLLLFELLTGQPPFTANNTLEWVHSHISRLPPAPHTVFEDIPEALSDIVLKLLAKSPEERYQSSLGLLHDLSRCATSIEQDLPLLPFTLGEKDHLQKFLIPQALYGRERELQELLGLFEQAVEGRSRFCLVHGYSGVGKSALVNEIDRYQIRERGFLVQGKFDQFQQSEAYSALAATFRALVQQIMLEPDNQLDCWRTELLGALGPNGALVIDLVPELALIIGEQPPVTELPPSESRNRLQLVLTAFLRVFAGEGHPVVLFLDDLQWSDTPTLDLIRRIVTSRDQSHLLLIGAYRSNEVGPGHPLRLLLDDLNNHRRIHQIPVGPLDESSVDQMVADALRCEPETSRTLSEMLFHRAQGNPFFTNELLRQFHAQGAIWSDSGSGQWHWQLDRASWDETSHDVVEFMLDNLRQLPDETQNVLQLAASIGNTFTLQTLATIYEHTVAETARALLPALKQYTVLPLHSDYRLARHQDEERVLNPSYRFQHDRVQQAAYNLIATDELPRVHLTVGRLMLQHGGGQVADDQLIDIVNHLNQGRALIQSGSERLQLAEFNLRAGSRARQTSAYQQALDYLQVAEELLPDDAWSQMPSLMATLASEIQLCLYLTGRTEEADHWLEQMLDHADSRLHRADILAIRTRQNATLGRMEASIHAAIEGLALLGVNFTEHPSQHDIDVERQRVLTNLAGREITDLVDAPVIEDPATLTAMRLLMEIFAAAFLSGSKLFSYLVLKAVNLALHRGNCPESAFAYAAYGMLLCGELDEPALGYQYAKVGLAINERLDDLSLRARVIYVYAMFVHHWSNHWATLTPWFRKGIEAGYQSGDLLYLAYSAQDCVIWDPGMDLETASQLHQENLNIVRECAYQDSLDSGSLFLQMQRNFLGTTHSPASLSTDDFDDQACLEAMSTRQFMTGIANHHIYSAEINLLYGNYEQALHFVRKQDKLIKSAMSLPQLVRFYIVANLTLTTLFPTMNRADQQATRERLERDLARMTRWADNCEANFRHLQWLMTAELARLDGRHDAALELYDTAIDTARANGFLRDEATAFERAARHLLAVGKRRSAEGYLRGAHGVYNRWGAQRKVEQLEDEFPVLRQWVQAHLSPPGSHLASLDLASVMKASREISGEMVLDQLLQKTLAILLENAGGQWGCLIVRAGGAFSVEAIIRPEQPSPQVEIPTHSTLSDRQGKALALPMSVISQVFQRGEAVVLHDAMADGPFVNDPYTVHLHPRSVLCVPIIVRERFEAAVYMENNLTDAVFTDDRVELIQLLSAQAAVAIENARLYTQVQDHSRLQEEKVVERTAELEELNEELQRLADRDGLTGVANRRSGDAYLKDTWLRLRRQPQPLSVVMLDVDHFKHFNDNYGHQMGDECLIRVAETLQAQLQRSTDMVARYGGEEFILILPNTDENGAIQVAENARVAIEALDIRHDHSTARDCITVSVGCATIVPDDKSSLEELVFAADAALYKAKESGRNRIQAAESA, from the coding sequence ATGCAGAGCGAATTACAGCTGCCCGGATACACAATCTCCTTCTGCCTCTGGAGAAAAGCAGGCCGGGCGGTCTATCGCGCACGGCGACTCTCGGACGGTGCAGACGTCTGCATTGAAACCCTTGATACCGAATATCCCGACCGCAGGCAGGTGGCCACGCTCAATCACGAAGCCAGCATTGCTTCACGGCTCGACGGCGTGAAAGGCGTACGCAGGGTTCATGACATACTGCCACACGGTAGTGGGAACCTGGCGCTCATCACCGATCCCTGTGAGCGTTCGCTTGCCTCGGTAATGGCCGAGAGCCGTAACAGACGCTCGCCCCTGCCCCAGGCGCTGAAAATAGCCCAGGCCCTGGTACAGATTCTGAGCGACATCCACGCACAGGACATCGTGCACAAGTCGCTGACACCCCATAACGTCCTGTTTGACTCAAGAAGTGGCGCACTGGTGCTGTCGGGGTTCAATATAGCATCGGAGCTGGGGCAGGAGCGGCAGGCCAAACAGCTGCCCAATCAGCCCGAGGCGGCATTGGCCTACATGTCGCCGGAACAGACCGGGCGCATGAATCGGAGCCTCGACTACCGCTCGGACTACTATTCCCTCGGCTTGCTGCTGTTTGAACTTCTGACCGGCCAACCTCCGTTTACAGCCAACAATACCCTGGAGTGGGTACACAGCCACATAAGTCGTCTGCCTCCGGCGCCTCACACCGTGTTTGAGGACATACCCGAGGCCCTTTCAGACATTGTGCTGAAGCTTCTGGCCAAATCCCCGGAAGAACGTTATCAAAGCAGCCTGGGCCTGCTGCACGACCTATCCCGTTGCGCCACGTCGATAGAACAGGATCTGCCACTGCTGCCCTTCACACTGGGTGAAAAGGATCATCTGCAGAAGTTTCTGATTCCCCAGGCACTTTACGGCCGTGAGCGCGAGCTGCAGGAGCTGCTGGGCCTGTTCGAGCAGGCGGTGGAGGGACGATCCCGCTTCTGCCTGGTTCACGGCTACTCCGGCGTTGGCAAGTCGGCACTGGTCAACGAAATTGATCGCTACCAGATCCGCGAACGCGGCTTCCTGGTCCAGGGCAAGTTCGACCAGTTCCAGCAAAGCGAAGCCTACTCAGCACTGGCAGCCACCTTTCGTGCCCTCGTGCAGCAAATCATGCTAGAGCCCGACAACCAGCTTGACTGCTGGCGCACCGAACTGCTTGGTGCGCTGGGGCCCAACGGCGCCCTGGTGATCGACCTGGTACCGGAGCTGGCGCTGATTATCGGCGAACAACCCCCTGTGACCGAGCTGCCACCCTCAGAGAGCCGTAACCGGTTGCAGCTGGTACTGACCGCATTCCTGCGAGTGTTTGCCGGCGAAGGCCATCCGGTCGTGCTGTTCCTGGACGATCTGCAGTGGAGCGACACCCCAACCCTCGACCTGATACGCCGTATAGTCACCTCCAGGGACCAGAGCCACCTGCTGTTGATTGGCGCCTATCGCAGCAATGAAGTCGGCCCTGGGCACCCGCTCAGATTGCTCCTGGATGACCTCAACAACCATCGGCGAATTCATCAGATCCCTGTGGGGCCGCTTGATGAATCGTCGGTGGACCAAATGGTGGCCGATGCCCTGCGTTGCGAGCCGGAAACGAGCCGCACACTGAGCGAGATGCTGTTTCACCGCGCCCAGGGCAACCCCTTCTTTACCAACGAGTTGCTGCGACAGTTCCATGCCCAGGGGGCAATCTGGTCAGATTCGGGCAGTGGCCAATGGCACTGGCAGCTCGACAGGGCCAGTTGGGATGAAACCAGCCATGACGTGGTTGAGTTCATGCTGGATAACCTGCGACAGCTCCCGGACGAAACACAGAACGTACTTCAACTGGCCGCCAGCATCGGGAATACCTTTACCCTGCAAACGCTCGCCACCATCTACGAGCATACCGTTGCGGAAACCGCCCGGGCCCTTCTGCCGGCGTTGAAACAGTACACCGTGCTGCCGCTACACAGTGATTATCGCCTGGCGAGACACCAGGACGAAGAGCGGGTGCTCAACCCCAGCTATCGTTTTCAGCATGACCGTGTGCAGCAGGCTGCCTACAACCTCATTGCGACCGACGAGCTCCCCAGGGTACACCTAACGGTCGGGCGCCTGATGTTACAACACGGCGGCGGGCAGGTCGCCGATGACCAATTGATTGATATCGTGAATCATCTCAATCAGGGGCGCGCGCTGATCCAGTCCGGGTCAGAACGCCTTCAACTGGCCGAGTTCAACCTTCGTGCCGGCAGTCGCGCCCGACAAACCTCGGCCTATCAACAGGCACTCGACTACTTGCAGGTCGCCGAGGAATTGCTGCCAGACGACGCCTGGTCACAGATGCCCTCACTGATGGCCACATTGGCGTCAGAGATACAGCTTTGCCTCTACCTCACCGGACGTACCGAAGAGGCCGACCATTGGTTGGAGCAGATGCTGGACCATGCGGACTCCCGGCTGCATCGCGCCGACATTCTCGCCATACGTACCCGGCAGAATGCCACGCTGGGTAGAATGGAGGCGTCTATTCACGCTGCCATTGAGGGGCTGGCACTATTGGGTGTCAATTTCACCGAACACCCCAGCCAGCACGATATCGATGTCGAACGCCAACGGGTACTGACGAACCTGGCTGGCCGCGAAATCACCGACCTGGTTGATGCTCCTGTCATCGAAGACCCAGCCACATTGACCGCCATGCGTCTGCTGATGGAAATCTTTGCGGCCGCGTTTCTCTCCGGCAGCAAGCTGTTCAGCTACCTGGTGCTAAAAGCGGTTAACCTGGCTTTGCATCGGGGCAACTGCCCGGAATCGGCGTTTGCCTATGCCGCCTACGGCATGCTTTTGTGTGGTGAGCTGGACGAGCCCGCCCTGGGCTATCAGTACGCCAAGGTTGGCCTGGCCATCAATGAACGGCTTGATGACCTCAGCCTGAGGGCGCGCGTTATCTATGTATACGCCATGTTCGTTCATCACTGGAGCAACCACTGGGCAACGCTCACGCCCTGGTTCCGCAAGGGCATCGAAGCCGGCTATCAATCCGGCGACCTGCTCTATCTGGCCTACAGTGCCCAGGACTGCGTGATCTGGGACCCGGGCATGGATCTGGAAACCGCAAGCCAGTTGCATCAGGAAAACCTCAACATCGTTCGCGAGTGCGCCTACCAGGATTCGCTGGACTCCGGTTCCCTCTTCCTACAGATGCAGCGCAATTTTCTTGGCACCACCCACTCACCGGCCAGTCTGAGCACCGATGATTTTGATGACCAGGCGTGTCTCGAGGCAATGAGTACGCGCCAGTTCATGACCGGCATTGCCAATCATCATATCTACAGTGCCGAGATCAACCTGCTCTACGGGAACTACGAACAGGCACTGCACTTTGTCAGAAAGCAGGACAAGCTAATCAAGTCCGCGATGTCCCTGCCCCAGCTCGTGCGTTTCTACATTGTTGCCAACCTCACCCTCACGACCCTATTCCCCACCATGAACAGGGCTGACCAACAGGCCACACGAGAACGCCTGGAACGGGACCTGGCGCGCATGACCCGTTGGGCGGACAATTGCGAAGCGAATTTCCGCCACCTTCAATGGCTGATGACCGCAGAACTCGCCCGCCTGGATGGCAGGCACGACGCCGCACTGGAGCTCTATGACACGGCCATCGACACGGCACGGGCAAACGGCTTCCTGCGCGATGAGGCCACTGCCTTTGAGCGCGCCGCACGGCACCTGCTGGCAGTGGGTAAACGGCGTTCAGCCGAGGGTTATCTCCGTGGTGCCCACGGGGTATACAACCGCTGGGGCGCACAACGCAAGGTAGAACAGCTGGAAGACGAGTTCCCGGTGCTTCGTCAGTGGGTTCAGGCCCACCTCAGCCCACCAGGAAGCCATTTGGCCAGTCTCGACCTGGCATCGGTTATGAAAGCCTCCCGTGAGATCTCCGGCGAGATGGTGCTGGACCAGCTGTTGCAGAAAACCCTGGCGATTCTGCTGGAAAATGCCGGTGGGCAATGGGGCTGCCTGATTGTCCGGGCCGGTGGTGCGTTCAGTGTCGAGGCCATAATCCGGCCAGAGCAGCCGTCACCACAGGTTGAGATCCCTACCCACTCAACACTCAGCGATCGTCAGGGCAAGGCCCTCGCCCTGCCAATGAGCGTGATCAGCCAGGTGTTTCAAAGGGGCGAAGCCGTGGTCCTGCACGATGCCATGGCCGACGGCCCGTTTGTGAACGACCCCTACACTGTTCACCTGCATCCACGATCAGTACTGTGTGTCCCTATCATCGTGCGGGAACGTTTTGAGGCGGCGGTCTACATGGAGAACAACCTGACCGACGCCGTCTTCACCGACGACCGGGTGGAATTGATTCAACTGCTCTCCGCCCAGGCGGCTGTCGCCATCGAAAACGCCCGGCTCTACACCCAGGTACAGGACCATTCCCGGCTCCAGGAAGAGAAAGTGGTTGAACGCACGGCAGAGCTGGAAGAACTCAATGAAGAACTGCAACGCCTGGCCGACCGCGATGGCCTGACCGGCGTCGCTAACAGGCGTTCCGGTGACGCCTACCTCAAAGACACCTGGCTGCGCCTGAGAAGGCAGCCCCAGCCCTTATCTGTGGTTATGCTCGATGTGGATCACTTCAAGCACTTCAACGACAATTACGGCCACCAGATGGGTGACGAATGCCTGATCCGGGTTGCCGAGACACTGCAGGCGCAACTGCAGCGCTCAACCGACATGGTGGCGCGCTACGGGGGAGAAGAGTTCATTCTGATACTCCCCAATACTGACGAAAATGGTGCGATACAGGTCGCTGAAAATGCCCGCGTTGCCATCGAAGCATTGGACATCAGGCACGACCATTCAACGGCGCGAGATTGCATCACCGTCAGCGTGGGCTGCGCCACCATCGTTCCCGATGACAAGAGCAGTCTCGAAGAATTGGTCTTTGCCGCCGATGCCGCACTCTACAAAGCCAAAGAGAGCGGCCGAAACCGAATTCAAGCGGCTGAGAGCGCTTGA
- a CDS encoding DMT family transporter, which translates to MSTSNRLAGRESILTDHTPEQSGDRAPRSAMLVALAALFWGLSGGIGAILLAEGWGSFVVSFYRGIVGLLFVLVWLILCPGNSGLAKPRLWFWAAVAGLGVAGNFSFYFLSISEGSVAVAVTLMYCAPVFVFLVSFAIGLEQPTPFKCVAIVIVIVGIALLTGIYDVGGSSITWVGVVAGLLSGLSYALFIFGFKFAARNGSPQAALVIAFAVLGIVLIWPASLVQVIAVLGAPEWPMFIALGVLGGGVSFISYIVGLKHTVPTVAAVVAMVEPVTATLFGILLLNESLGGVQFLGMGLILVTVTALSVYSSKSQ; encoded by the coding sequence GTGTCTACCAGCAATCGTTTGGCCGGGCGGGAGAGTATTCTGACTGATCACACGCCAGAACAATCCGGTGACCGCGCGCCAAGAAGTGCAATGCTTGTAGCGCTTGCAGCCCTTTTCTGGGGGCTTTCGGGTGGTATCGGCGCCATCCTGCTCGCAGAAGGGTGGGGCTCGTTCGTAGTCTCGTTCTACCGGGGGATTGTCGGCCTGCTGTTTGTACTTGTCTGGCTGATTCTATGTCCTGGGAACAGCGGATTGGCCAAGCCGCGGCTCTGGTTCTGGGCGGCGGTGGCCGGCCTTGGCGTGGCGGGCAACTTCTCCTTCTATTTCCTCAGTATCTCCGAGGGCAGCGTTGCCGTCGCGGTGACCCTCATGTATTGCGCCCCGGTGTTCGTGTTTCTGGTTTCCTTTGCCATCGGGCTGGAGCAGCCGACGCCGTTCAAATGCGTGGCCATTGTCATCGTTATTGTCGGCATCGCTCTACTCACGGGTATCTATGACGTTGGCGGTAGCAGTATTACGTGGGTTGGCGTGGTTGCCGGCCTGCTTTCGGGGTTGTCCTATGCATTGTTTATTTTCGGCTTCAAGTTTGCTGCCAGGAACGGCAGCCCTCAGGCTGCTCTGGTGATCGCGTTTGCCGTGCTCGGTATTGTTCTGATCTGGCCAGCCAGCCTTGTGCAGGTCATTGCTGTGCTGGGTGCACCGGAATGGCCGATGTTCATTGCGCTGGGGGTGCTCGGTGGTGGCGTGTCTTTTATAAGCTATATCGTGGGTCTCAAGCACACCGTACCAACCGTCGCTGCCGTTGTAGCGATGGTCGAACCTGTTACCGCTACGCTCTTCGGCATTTTATTGCTCAATGAGAGCTTGGGCGGCGTCCAGTTCCTCGGCATGGGGCTCATCCTGGTCACAGTGACGGCCTTGAGCGTCTATTCGAGCAAGTCCCAGTAG
- a CDS encoding AEC family transporter: protein MIQHLTEALVPLLSLILLGAILGRKTDFFDGKALAGLVTTVGIPALLLHSVLSMDMDILGMGALVGITVAWLFVMAMVTALLLTLAGLPVRSYLPALVHPNTGNMGIPVCFALFGPQSLGLAVVISSVIQVSHFTLGIGCLSGRFSIRAMLKNGPVLALIAGAFLLATNIRPPGPVMITLDMLGSITVPIMLMQLGSSIANLRLSGARDMLRPLVFSLYRPLGGLALAWVLLLIWPLSAMEAQVFLIQCAMPVAVMSYVLSVRYQGPSQEIALTIPMSLLVSLGIAVIFALFA, encoded by the coding sequence ATGATTCAGCATCTCACAGAAGCCCTTGTCCCTCTGCTGTCTTTGATACTCCTCGGGGCCATTCTTGGCCGAAAAACCGATTTTTTTGACGGCAAGGCATTGGCTGGTCTGGTTACCACCGTTGGAATCCCCGCGTTGCTGCTCCACTCCGTATTGAGCATGGATATGGACATTTTAGGAATGGGTGCCCTTGTAGGCATTACCGTGGCCTGGCTGTTCGTCATGGCGATGGTCACTGCACTGTTGCTTACGCTAGCTGGCCTGCCGGTGAGGTCCTATCTTCCGGCGTTGGTGCACCCGAATACGGGCAATATGGGGATTCCGGTGTGCTTTGCGCTGTTTGGTCCGCAGTCGCTTGGGCTGGCGGTGGTGATTTCCTCGGTGATTCAGGTCAGTCATTTTACGTTGGGAATCGGCTGCCTGTCCGGGCGGTTTTCCATCAGGGCAATGCTGAAGAACGGGCCCGTCTTGGCATTGATCGCAGGTGCTTTTCTGTTGGCGACAAACATTCGCCCGCCTGGACCGGTGATGATAACGCTGGATATGCTGGGCTCGATTACCGTACCGATAATGCTAATGCAATTGGGCAGCTCTATTGCCAACCTGCGGCTGTCAGGCGCGCGGGATATGCTAAGGCCTCTCGTGTTCAGTCTGTATCGGCCATTGGGTGGTCTAGCCCTTGCGTGGGTGCTGTTGCTGATTTGGCCGTTGAGCGCCATGGAAGCGCAGGTTTTCCTGATTCAGTGTGCGATGCCGGTGGCGGTAATGAGCTACGTACTGTCGGTGCGCTATCAAGGGCCGTCGCAGGAGATCGCTTTGACTATTCCAATGTCGTTGCTGGTTTCTTTGGGGATTGCCGTAATTTTTGCCCTGTTTGCGTAG
- a CDS encoding AAA family ATPase, producing MINAFAVSNYRSLKSIVAPLTGLNVVTGPNGCGKSNLYKSLRLLAETAKGNLISSIAQEGGLDYTFWAGPETFTKGMKDGVDPVQGSAKKQNSRLRLGFVGEDFGYAISLGMPAPQGFAGYQDPSMFQFDPEIKRECIWAGDVCRPSSCLIDRVGPVVKVRNGRKWEVYNAHLNTYESILNEISDPVAVPEVHAVRQTIRNWRFYDQFRTDPQSIIRTPQIGTRTPVLDHDGHSLVAALRTIHEIGDRAALYDAIEDAFPGATINFEADSGNRFILQFLQEGLLRPLNQAELSDGTLRYLLLVAALLTPRPPSLLVLNEPETSLHPDLLPALGRLINRASRETQVWVVSHAPRLVATLEQDGDCNSIALNKDLGETIVLGQGLLDAPPWQWAD from the coding sequence ATGATCAACGCATTTGCCGTATCCAACTACCGCAGCCTCAAGAGTATCGTCGCGCCCCTGACCGGCCTCAATGTGGTAACCGGGCCCAACGGCTGCGGCAAATCCAACCTTTACAAGTCTCTGCGGTTACTGGCTGAAACCGCAAAGGGCAACTTAATCTCGTCGATCGCGCAGGAAGGCGGGCTGGATTACACGTTCTGGGCAGGGCCGGAGACCTTTACCAAAGGCATGAAAGACGGTGTCGATCCCGTACAGGGCTCTGCCAAAAAACAGAACAGCCGGCTCAGACTCGGCTTCGTGGGTGAAGACTTCGGCTACGCCATCTCACTGGGTATGCCCGCCCCTCAGGGATTTGCGGGCTACCAGGACCCGTCCATGTTTCAGTTTGACCCGGAAATCAAGCGCGAGTGCATTTGGGCGGGAGACGTCTGCCGTCCCAGCAGTTGCCTGATTGACCGGGTCGGGCCTGTGGTGAAAGTGCGCAACGGTCGTAAATGGGAAGTCTACAACGCCCACCTCAACACCTACGAAAGCATCCTCAACGAAATCAGCGATCCGGTGGCTGTGCCCGAGGTTCATGCTGTCCGGCAAACCATCCGCAACTGGCGCTTCTACGACCAGTTCCGAACCGATCCCCAGTCCATCATCCGCACTCCCCAAATCGGTACGCGAACGCCGGTGCTTGATCACGACGGCCATAGCCTGGTCGCGGCTCTGCGGACCATCCACGAGATTGGCGACCGGGCGGCGTTGTACGATGCCATTGAGGATGCCTTTCCCGGGGCAACCATCAACTTTGAGGCAGACTCCGGCAACCGTTTCATACTGCAGTTTTTGCAGGAGGGGTTGCTGCGCCCCTTAAACCAGGCGGAGCTGTCGGACGGCACGCTTCGTTACCTGTTGCTGGTAGCCGCACTACTCACGCCAAGACCACCGTCACTATTGGTGCTTAATGAACCGGAAACCAGCCTGCACCCGGACTTGCTGCCTGCCTTGGGGCGCCTGATCAATCGAGCATCACGTGAAACCCAGGTGTGGGTCGTTTCCCACGCACCACGTTTGGTGGCAACTCTGGAACAGGATGGCGACTGTAACTCCATCGCCCTGAACAAGGACCTTGGCGAAACCATCGTCCTGGGGCAGGGTTTGTTGGATGCGCCACCCTGGCAATGGGCGGATTAA